DNA from Quadrisphaera setariae:
CCACCTGCTGTTCACCGAGCAGCGGCTTCAGCAGCTGCGGTGCGCGGTCGACCCCACAGGACGTGAGCGTCGATCTGCGTGCTGCACTGGGAGGCCAGGCCTCCCCCACCGGCGACGTCGCGCACCTCGTGCGCCCGCTGCGCGTCGTGGGCGCAGCGACACCGTGCGACGAGGTCGACGCGCTCTTCCGCGCCGAGCCCGACCTGGAGTGCCTGGCGGTGCACCCGGCCGCGGACCGCGCCGGCGAGGACAGCGGAGCCAGCTGCTCCTGGGGACTGGTCTCCCGCGGCCCGTTCCTCACGGCGATGGCGGGGCGCCTGGGGTACGGACGCTCCGTGCACTCGCGCCGCCCGGTCAGCGCGCTCACCGACTGGGCACCGCTGGCGGTCTCGCCGCGCGCCACGGTCTCGCAGGCCGCACAGCGGATCCTCCAGCGCGACCGCTCCACGCGGTACGACCAGGTGCTCGTGGTGGGCGAGGACGGCGAGCCCGGCCACCTCGAGGTGGAGGACGTGCTGCGCGAGCTGGCGGCCGAGCTGGCGGAGAAGGCGCTGACCGACCCGCTGACGGGGCTGGCCAACCGGGAGCACTTCCTCGGGCGGCTCGGCGCCGCGCAGCCGCCGCTGGTGCTGGTCTACGTGGACGTCGACGACTTCAAGGCGATCAACGACGGCTACGGGCACTCCACCGGTGACCAGGTGCTGCAGCGGGTGGCCGACCGCCTGCGGGGGTGCGTGCGGCCCGGTGACGTGGCCGCCCGCCTGGGCGGCGACGAGTTCGCGCTGCTCCTGCACCCCCCTGCCGGCAGCGGGCGGGCGGTGGAGTGGGCGCAGCAGGTGGGGCAGCGGCTGCTGGCGCGGCTGACCGAGCCGGTGCAGCTCGGCGGGCGGGTGCTGCCCGGCCAGGCCAGCGTCGGCGTGGCGGTGGGCCTGGAGGCGACGTCCTTCGACGCCTCGGCCCTGCTCCACGAGGCGGACCTCGCGATGTACGGCGCCAAGGCCGCCGGCGGCTCGCGCTGCGCCGTGGTGGAGGGTGGCGCCGCGCCGTCCATCACCACCGCACACGCGCCGGACCGCACCGAGCTGCACGCCGCCGTGGCGCAGGGGCGCTTCGTGGTGCACCACCAGCCCATCGTCGACGTCCTCTCGGGGCGGCTCACCAGCACCGAGGCCCTCGTCCGCTGGGACCACCCGCACCGCGGCCTCCTGCCACCGGCGGCCTTCCTCGGAGAGGTCGCCGCGGCGGGCTTCGCCGCCGACCTCGACGAGCACGTCCTGCGCACCGCGCTCGCGCAGCAGGTCCGCTGGAGCACCGACCTCGGGACCGACGCCCCCTGCCACGTCAACGTCAACCTGTCCGTCCCCGCGCTCCTGCGCGAGGACCTCGTGCCGCTGGTGCTCGCGGAGCTGGAGCGCGCCGGGCTGCCGGCGCACGTGCTGCGCCTGGAGCTGCCCGAGATCGCCACGACGGCGCACGTGGCAGCCGCCGCCGGCTCGCTGTCAGCGCTGCGCGACGCCGGCGTCGGGGTGGCCCTCGACGACGTCGGGACGGGCGCCGCCGGTCTGGCGCACCTGCGGGACCTGCACCTGGACGGACTGAAGATCGACAGGCGCTACGTGGTGGGCATGCTCACCGACGAGCGCGATGCGGCCGTGGTGAGGATGCTCGTGGAGATGGCCCACGGCCTCGGCGCTGCCGTCACCGCCGAGGGCGTGGAGACCCCCGCGCACCTGCAGGCGCTGCGCGACCTGGCCGCGGAGCGCCCCGGCCGGCGGCTGCACGCGCAGGGCTACGCCATCAGCAGACCCCTGCCGCCGGAGCAGCTCCAGGCGACCTGGGCGGCCAGCCGGGCCCGGGCCGCCAGCCCGGGCTGACGGGTGACGACCGGCTGGGCCCCGCGCCCCCGGCACCGGGAGCAGGTCGTTCAGGCGGCGCTGACGAGCACGGGCGGACTGCTCACGCGGCTCAGGGGCAGGACCCACAGCGGGTCGTGGTCGCCCGCCGCCCCCGCCGCCGAGGCCGGGTCCCACGCAGAGCTGGCCGGGTCCTGGAGGGTCCGCAGGTAGACGTCGCCGCCGGACGTGCCGGTGAGGGCGTAGATCCAGTAGCGCTGCCCCAGGGACCCGGCGACCAGCAGGTCGGAGTGGCGCGCCCGCACGGACGGCTGGTGCTGGGAGAGCAGCTGCACCTCGATGAGGCGCTCGGGAGAGCCGTCGGCGTCGAAGCTCAGGTAGCGGCGGCGCGACCAGAAGCGGGTCCCGCCCGGGACCGGCGCGTCCCACGCGGCGCGCGCCATCACCACGGCTTCGCTGTCCATGTCCTCCCAGGCAGCCAGGGTCGCGTCGACCAGCCGACGTCCCTGCTGGGCCTCCCAGCGGCGCACCACGGCGACGGGGTCGGCGCGCTCGACGAGCGAGCCTCTCCCGGTTGCCACCCCACCATCGTGAGGGCGCCGACTGGTGAGCGCCTGCAGATCCGCTGGATGTTCACCCGCGCGAAACCTGGGGCCGCACCGCGCCCGCAGCACCGCGCCCGCGACGGGGCCCTCAGACCGCGCTGGGGCGCCCGTCGCGGGCGAGCAGCAGGCGGTCCTCGGTGGCCCGCACGGCGGCGATGAGCGCCGGACCGCGCTGCGCCTGGCAGCGGACCTGCGCGCTGTCCGGCCCGTGGCGCTCCAGCACCTCCGCGATGCGCTGGTGCACCGTGACCCGCCGACCGTCAGGGGCCGTGGTCTGGTCCGCCCACGTCAGCGCGTCGGCCACCGGGCCCGACCAGTACCCGGGCCTGCGGAAGGGCTCCAGGAGGTGGCCCACCTGGCGCACGCCCGCCACGAAGCGGGCCCCCGAGTGGTGCGCCACCAGCCCGACCAGCGCCGGCGGCCACAGGCTGCGCTGCAGGTGCACCGCGCCGTCCACGGGGTGGAAGCCGGTCTGGGCGATCGCCGGCGCGTAGCCGACGTCGTGGAGCCAGGCGGCGGCGAGCAGGAGGTTCACCTGCTCCGGCGCCACGGCGCCGGAGCCCTCGGCGGCGCGCTCGGCCACCGCCAGCGTGTGGCGCCAGCGGCGGCCGCCGTCGTCCACCGTGGACAGCAGCTGCTGGGCCAGCTCGCGGGCCTGGTCGACCAGGTCGTCGTCGAGGGCCACGGTGTGCGCCTCCGACGGTGCGCCGTGCGCGCTCGGTCCGGTCCGCCCTCCCCGGGGGTGGGGTGCGAGCAGCGGCACCGGGCGCAGGGGCGACCACGCGGTGAACGCAGAGCGTCGTCCGGACGACATGGTCGACAACGTAGTGGCTGCCGCCGGGGCTCGCGGTGCCCGACCCGGACGCGGTGCTGGCCCTCCGACGGGTGGTGACGACGACGCGTGCCCGGCCGGCGGAGCAGCCCCTCCGGCGGACCGCTGACCGGCTGACCCGCCGCGTCAGCTCCTCGGTGCGTGCGCCTGCAGGAAGTCGTAGACGTCCGGGGTGTCCACGCCGCCGAAGGAGCCCACCGGGGTGGACGCCAGCAGGCTGGCGGGGGTGCGCGGGCTCGCCCACGCCCTGCCCTCCCAGCGCGCGGCCACCTCCGGCGCCGCCTGGCGGCAGCAGCCGGGGTCCGGGCAGCGGGAGGTGGCGCGCTCCGCGGTCGCCCGCCCCCGGAACCACTTCACGTGCGCGTAGGGCACGCCGAGCGCCACCGAGTGGTCGAGGGCGTCCCCGGAGCTGCTGGGCTGGGTGCGGGCGGTGCACCAGAAGGTGCCCGCCGCGGTGTCGGTGTACTGGTGGTACGGGCTGAGCTGGTCGGCGATGTCGAAGACGGTGCGCACCGTCCAGTGCCGGCACACCGGCTGGCCCTCCACCGCTCCGAGGGCGTCGGTGGGGAAGCGGACGCCGTCGTTCTCGTACGCCTTGAGGATGCGACCGGCGCGGTCGACCTTCATGAAGTGCACCGGCAGGTCCAGGTGCACCGTCGCCAGGTTGCTCAGGCGGTGCGCGGCGGTCTCGTAGGGGACGGCGAAGGCGTCGCGCAGGTCCTCCACCGACAGCTCCCGCTCGGCCTTGGCCCGCCGCAGGAACTCCACCGCCGAGGTCTGGGGCATGAGCAGCGCCGCCGACAGGTAGTTCGACTCCACCCGCTGGCGCAGCAGCTGGGCGTAGGAGCGCGGCTCCTCGTGGCCCAGCACGATGCTCGCGAGCGCCTGCAGGAGCGTGGTGCGCGGGTCGCCGGAGCCGCCCACCCGCGCTGACGGCAGGTAGATGCGGCCGTGCTCGAGGTCGGTGACGCTGCGGGTGGTCGGTGGCAGGTCGCTGACGTAGTGCAGGGAGAGGCCCAGGTGCGCCGCGAGCGCCGCGCACCGCCCCTGGGACAGCGGCCCGCCGGTGTGCCCGACGGCGGCGAGCAGCTCCGCGGCGCGCCGCTCGAGGTCGGGCTCGTGGTTGTCGCGGGCGCGCCACTGCGCGCGCAGCTCGGCGTTGGCGCGACGGGCCTCCTCGGGGGTGGCCGAGCGCTCGGCGTGCAGGCGCAGCACCTCCTCCTGCAGCCCCACCACCAGCTCCAGGACGTCAGTGGGCAGCCCCCTGCCCACGCGCACCTCCGGCAGCCCGAGCCCGGCGAACA
Protein-coding regions in this window:
- a CDS encoding putative bifunctional diguanylate cyclase/phosphodiesterase; this translates as MSVDLRAALGGQASPTGDVAHLVRPLRVVGAATPCDEVDALFRAEPDLECLAVHPAADRAGEDSGASCSWGLVSRGPFLTAMAGRLGYGRSVHSRRPVSALTDWAPLAVSPRATVSQAAQRILQRDRSTRYDQVLVVGEDGEPGHLEVEDVLRELAAELAEKALTDPLTGLANREHFLGRLGAAQPPLVLVYVDVDDFKAINDGYGHSTGDQVLQRVADRLRGCVRPGDVAARLGGDEFALLLHPPAGSGRAVEWAQQVGQRLLARLTEPVQLGGRVLPGQASVGVAVGLEATSFDASALLHEADLAMYGAKAAGGSRCAVVEGGAAPSITTAHAPDRTELHAAVAQGRFVVHHQPIVDVLSGRLTSTEALVRWDHPHRGLLPPAAFLGEVAAAGFAADLDEHVLRTALAQQVRWSTDLGTDAPCHVNVNLSVPALLREDLVPLVLAELERAGLPAHVLRLELPEIATTAHVAAAAGSLSALRDAGVGVALDDVGTGAAGLAHLRDLHLDGLKIDRRYVVGMLTDERDAAVVRMLVEMAHGLGAAVTAEGVETPAHLQALRDLAAERPGRRLHAQGYAISRPLPPEQLQATWAASRARAASPG
- a CDS encoding HD domain-containing protein, whose translation is MSSGRRSAFTAWSPLRPVPLLAPHPRGGRTGPSAHGAPSEAHTVALDDDLVDQARELAQQLLSTVDDGGRRWRHTLAVAERAAEGSGAVAPEQVNLLLAAAWLHDVGYAPAIAQTGFHPVDGAVHLQRSLWPPALVGLVAHHSGARFVAGVRQVGHLLEPFRRPGYWSGPVADALTWADQTTAPDGRRVTVHQRIAEVLERHGPDSAQVRCQAQRGPALIAAVRATEDRLLLARDGRPSAV
- a CDS encoding helix-turn-helix transcriptional regulator, which translates into the protein MSTDATARPAARPTAPAAGLDALTVGRRVRHLRTARGMTLEELATAVGRAPSQVSVLENGKREPKLSLLQAVAAALGCPLSELLQEAPPTHRDALEITLERHQRGAVFAGLGLPEVRVGRGLPTDVLELVVGLQEEVLRLHAERSATPEEARRANAELRAQWRARDNHEPDLERRAAELLAAVGHTGGPLSQGRCAALAAHLGLSLHYVSDLPPTTRSVTDLEHGRIYLPSARVGGSGDPRTTLLQALASIVLGHEEPRSYAQLLRQRVESNYLSAALLMPQTSAVEFLRRAKAERELSVEDLRDAFAVPYETAAHRLSNLATVHLDLPVHFMKVDRAGRILKAYENDGVRFPTDALGAVEGQPVCRHWTVRTVFDIADQLSPYHQYTDTAAGTFWCTARTQPSSSGDALDHSVALGVPYAHVKWFRGRATAERATSRCPDPGCCRQAAPEVAARWEGRAWASPRTPASLLASTPVGSFGGVDTPDVYDFLQAHAPRS